In Monodelphis domestica isolate mMonDom1 chromosome 3, mMonDom1.pri, whole genome shotgun sequence, the following proteins share a genomic window:
- the LOC103100036 gene encoding zinc finger protein 184-like, translating to MLENYRNLVCLGLADSNKDVRISELESGEPHWIPTGGVLRSCWPGWESRLQTKESAPKMSISVKVLSQEKSLEDDLRICKMEKAWECDGRLKKKESMEGKPSRGIKIIQAEPPNEAGGSAYDKYSQTSSPEPGLFPQQGASVVMQGQKGDNQRGRSTMYLNQGQSDQIHSRKKRRNKVTKCQKVLGHDLGSIKNVEFFLKRKFMKGRIHSLVLMNVVHTRQLIGGKSVMS from the exons atgctggagaactacAGGAACCTGGTCTGCCTGG GCCTTGCTGATTCAAACAAGGATGTGAGGATCTCTGAGCTGGAGTCAGGGGAACCACATTGGATTCCAACTGGTGGTGTCCTAAGAAGCTGCTGGCCAG gTTGGGAATCGAGGCTGCAGACCAAGGAGTCGGCTCCCAAGATGAGTATTTCTGTGAAAGTCTTATCCCAGGAAAAGTCCTTGGAGGATGATCTAAGAATCTGCAAGATGGAGAAAGCCTGGGAGTGTGATGGCAGGTTGAAGAAAAAGGAGAGCATGGAGGGGAAACCTTctagaggaataaaaataatccaaGCAGAACCTCCCAATGAGGCTGGAGGCTCTGCATATGATAAATACAGTCAGACCTCTAGCCCAGAGCCAGGCCTTTTTCCACAACAGGGAGCATCTGTAGTTATGCAGGGCCAGAAAGGAGATAACCAGAGAGGGCGTTCCACCAtgtatttgaaccaaggacaaAGTGATCAAATCCATTCCAGGAAGAAACGTCGTAATAAggttacaaaatgtcagaaagtgctGGGCCATGATTTGGGCTCCATAAAAAACGTGGAATTCTTTCTGAAGAGAAAGTTCATGAAAGGGAGAATTCATTCCCTCGTATTAATGAATGTGGTCCACACCAGACAACTGATAGGGGGAAAGAGTGTAATGAGTTAA